The Gambusia affinis linkage group LG09, SWU_Gaff_1.0, whole genome shotgun sequence DNA window TCCTGattgcaaacaaaaatacagagaaagaGTCAGTTAGTTACATATTCTCTTCTATTGCTTCACAGATGGCTTAGAAATGTCTGTGATATTCAAAGAACAGGATGTatttggaaacagaaacacaaataattttcaaatgcCTTCAGTTAACTTACTTGACATAAGGCAACTCATCAGTGTGGTGGCTTTGGCCTTTACAACAGGCCCTGGGGACTTGGGTGGTAATGATGCTTCACATGTTTTCTTGTCACCATTCTCATTTACCTAATATcacatgtttaatgtttaaggAAGAAATTAGAAACTAATTTCTTTCTAGAACACAAAGTGAGCAAGAGCATTCAAATACGCATGACCAGTTTGGCATGAGTTCAAGCAAGGAGCATTAGTACCCAGCTAAAAACTATCTGGGCTTAAAAGTGTAAACAAACAAGGAGCACCTCTTTGTTCCTGAACCTGTGCCGAGGGATAACAGGGTCTTTCCAGAAGTTGTTTACTGTCATGTCTGCAGGAGGGTGATGCATGGGGATATCCATGTGCTCATCGTAGTTGATGTTGTGGCGAGCTATTCCAGCGGGAGATGATAAGGCAACACAGAGGCCAGACATGCCAGACTCAAGTGCTgaaaaatggcagcaaacaAGCCAAAGCTCAGCAGAAATAGATACAGAGTCAAGTCTTTATTAAAGTTAATGTGTTGTTTCTAAATACCTGGGATGTCTCCTTGGCCTGTGGCCATTTTGACACCAGAACAAGGGGTAGTACCACAAAAGACAGAAGGCTGGCTCTCTGCTCAGTGTGACacacctgcaaacacacaacGTTGCACTGTGTTGAATGGTTGTGCAGCAATCAGTTCTGGGTGATTTTGTTGTGGCGTACTGATGTGGGTGCAATAATCTCAAGTGGCATATGtattacaaaataagaaaactatcTCTCTTCTTTAAGCAAACTGAGTAACATTTGATCAGCTCCAGTTCAAACTCTAAATCTGAGACCACACTGCAGGACTTTCACAATCTTGACAAATTTTGAACAGACTGGGCGTTGACACTAAcagacttgtttttgttttacaactgaAAGACTGGTGATTACACACTTCACAATTTCGCCTGCTGTTGAATCACAGATTATTGGATTTTCCAAACCAACTAAAGCTCATAAAACATGTGGAAACTCTCAGGACGGTAACGCTTTAAAGTTGAAACGAACTGTGGCAGTTATAGGAGCTATTGTCAGGAATTTGACAAGATTTACCTGCATGCCATGTCAGCTAAAAATCACAGAGAAACTATTTAGAATATGTTAAGTGAATATAATTTGGATGCTGTTGATTGCATTCTTTGTTATACTGTTGGTGAAAGTTTGgaacatttatttgagttttttggggGCTTTTATGTTGGCTGCAAAAACATTATTATCTCTAACATAACAACATAATGTTTGAGCTggaatgtgtaaataaaaattaagaatgtATAATAACATGGGTTTATTCTATATAGAAATTTTGCCATtgtgaaatgtgaattttttttattaattcctATTATCTTTATGTGCACTTATTTGGTTTACTGCAATAAGacttttcattatttactgtattttattcgTACATATCTGACAAACCTTTTGTTGTCTATTATCACTACGCGACTCTAAATAATAGTAACAATATTTACATCATgagagaagaagtggaggtggtTGAGGGATTTAAATACCTCTGTGTTCATTCAGACAACAGGCTGAACTGGAGTTGCAACAGTATCactgttttcaaaaaatttaattagttCTATTGAATGCAAATGAAGTCTTTAAAAAAGTTGATTCCCCGCTCTCATTGTGTCGCAGTTAGAAAAGgacaaataattattgatagTCAGGAATGAGTAATTCTCTCTTGAATGAACATAGAGCAAAGCTTGTCTTGTTGGACCTGCTTTAAATAGAACTGCAGAGTCTAGTTACTGTACAGCACTGTCATCAATATGAATTTCAGTCAGAGACACTCTCTTGTATCAGCCTCCCTCAGTTTTATGCACAGAAAAAGTGGATGTGCTCAAGCAGACTGTTGTCTATATGGGCACGTTCTTTTTACCCATTTAACAGTAAAATCCCAGTCTGTCATGTAAGTTCTCCAGTTTTAACTATACAAGTTAATTTTAGTtagttaaataataaacactCAGAACTGTAATGCATAATGGCACATTTAATGACTTATTCCATGAGCAGAGGAGCTGCCAAagcatgcataaaaaaaaaaaaaaaaattatgaatatgaactatgaataaaatatctttGGCATGAATTCTGATCTGCTCTATGATGAACTGACTACAACACCCTTGGATTTAGActaaaatcaatttctttctcAGATAAGACAAAACATCCTAGGCAACCTGCAGAGTTCTTAAGAGTTAATCTGATTTGCTATCAGTGGTAGCCcgttttattattctgttgcTGCCCAGACAGCTGACTTGTTCACGTCATAAATAAAGGAAGCCACttacagtgacttgcaaaaataaaaacacatgtaaGCTACCGTAAACGTGCTACAGTAATAGCTTGTTATTCTGCAAAAGCCGGAGTTCAAATGACCAGGATCCCTTTTAACCTTTGCATTTAAAATCTTCTCAGCAGATTCAATCCTCATTTTTATGTGTCTGTGCTAAATCTTgtactttttataggtttacATGTGCACTGTGGATGTTATAACACTCACCCTTCTGtcagtttgttaaaataactcaaaggcGCTGATTTCTGTGCCAATGTCCCGACGAtcccgcagcagcagcagcagatggcaGGAATGAACGCTGCATGTTTGTTCACCGGTTAGTTCGTCCATGACTTTTGGTCGAACAGCAAACAGAGACTGAACACGCGGCACCAGTGGATGGAACctaccttctctctctctccctctgtatCTTTTTCGGTGGCAGAAATGACCGTCTGAAACGTGAAGAGGAGAATGAGATGACGCTGCTGTGGTTTACAGTTCTTATTGCTTTATGCAACTGGAGGACACGTGTCATTAACCCGAGATAAATAACTAGGCCATCCTGCTATCAGAGTTTAGTAAGTTTAAGAAGTACTCCTTGCTCTTGAATCTTTTCATTATTTGTCATATTagatatgtattttatttggatctATTGCgacacaacaaaacacattgatctgaaaagaaaagaaagctattgttttaaattttttgctgaaaaaaaaatgaaaagattataGTGGGTGGAGCCCATTTCAATATTCCATAAATGAAATCCaaaattgccttcagaagtaaTCTAATTTTTATTGTCAATGACTTTAATCTTGGTGTTAATGCAGCCAAACTGTGAAAGTCTCAGAGATTTGTGAGAGAATATCAAAAAACAACTGTACCATGAAGGCCAATGGCCTcatggtgactctggaggagctgcaggaatcAGTAGATTATGACTAATAATCTTACGCAGCAAAGACTCAGCAGATTTAAACATACATGTATtctacacttttcagatttgcattGAGTTGTGAATCCATGGCTATTCACAAACATCAAGCTTGTTTATATGTAACCCTCAAATGACATTTGAAGGTTAAAACTTAGTTTCAAACTAAGTGACAGTGAGTTTCATGTTGCAATTAGTATGAAATGTAATGCTTAGTATTTAATCCTGATGCCAATGTTAAGATAAATCATATGTTTATGAGTGGGTGTGAAGATCAGCAGCCAATGAGAGTGAATGAAGCAGTGCCACCCCTGGCAGGGACATGAGCAGGAACATGTTGCATTGGTTGGTCATTGACCCCCTAAATGTCCACATGCAGTTGTGGTGTCAGCAGGTCATCGAGGTTACCCTGGAAAGCAACTCCTAACACTCAATGAAAGATATTCTGAGCATGCCTGAAAGCACCTGACATGGGAAGTGACGTAACACAGTTCCACTATCTTGTATTTGCAGCCTTAAACCACGTGGGGGAGCTGTTGTTGCAGGACCCAACCTTTTCAGGTTTCAGAAAAAATTCCAGAATCAGTAActtatttgatttcttttcttttttattagaaaaatagccataaaaaacaataataaaaataaaataattatcaaaaaaatgtcttacttCAGAACAGTGGCACATATAAACATGACTTTCAGCATTGTTGTgctgcatacacacacatttgcataaataaaaacaaatctatatAGTTTAATATGCTTAGGCTTCAGCAGTCTTTGTGGAAGGTTAATTTGTTGCTGGGGGTGAGGGGAGGTTCTTGCTCAATGTGGAGAGTCAGATCTGAGctgtggtgctgctgctgactgagcTGTTACTGAGACTGGTGGGCTTGGAAGTGGAGGCGGCCTTTCTCCTTCTAGAGATGACAACAAAGCAAACAGGATTTTGTTTAACACAGGGTGCAATTCACTCTGAAACTGAAGTAAGAGAATGGTGGGTGTATGGGAAAAGGCACACAGATTCATGTAATACTCACAAGACTTGGGTAAGCATTCTTTTCACAATTTGAAGTTCAGGATTCAGACAGTAGCGGCCATTTGCACTGGTCACACTGTGGGAGTAGAAATAGAGAGATTAGCATAAAATTGAACAGATTCAAATCATTCATTCAACATCTAATTAACATACGTGCATAGATCGTGAATCAAAAATAGTGATCTGCGTTACAGAATTGTTAAAGTGACACGTTTTCTCATTATTGTAaggtgtttatatatatatatatatatatatatatttgcaaagacaattttaatttaaaagatgtGACTTACACAATCTCTACTTTGTCACAGAAGATAGTTGCTGGGTAAATCTGGATGTCCGTTATGTCAGTCTTTGCGAAGACGCGATTTCTGACACGCTGACAAAGACAGCTCTGTCCTGGTTCGTTcactaaaaacagacaaaaataaagttattactCCAATTTGACaaattctttcagtttttgaatttcaaaattctAATCACGAGTAGAAACTTACGCTGAGCTTTAGAGATGCAGACTGCAACGGCCAGGAGCAGAAACACCTTCATGATGCCAGACATCTTTGGTTTCTTAGTTGAGATAGAGCCGGTGGTCAAGATGAGAAAGCAGCAGGTTTGTTGACTCAAGAGCTGTGAAGGATAGAGGCAGTGGAAGCCCTCTTTAATATGGTCTTGAGATGCTTACCTCATCTCTCCTGTGACAAAAGGGAAATTTTTCAGACTGGAAAGTGAAACCCTAAAACccacaggaaaaagaaaaaaaaacaaaacaacttccGCTCATCCTACTCCCCCCTGGGTTCAATTTTGCGTTTG harbors:
- the LOC122837126 gene encoding C-X-C motif chemokine 10-like → MSGIMKVFLLLAVAVCISKAQLNEPGQSCLCQRVRNRVFAKTDITDIQIYPATIFCDKVEIVVTSANGRYCLNPELQIVKRMLTQVLRRKAASTSKPTSLSNSSVSSSTTAQI